A genomic stretch from Methanorbis rubei includes:
- a CDS encoding 30S ribosomal protein S6e: MVDFKVVLSDPKSGLSYKIDATGAAAGALLGKKIGTEVDGAPFGMNGYKITITGGSDKTGIPARADLPGNGKRHLLLSDGFGFHATHNGERRRKTQRGNEIAADFVQVNAKISTYGEKPVAEIFASAEAAAE, encoded by the coding sequence ATGGTAGACTTTAAGGTCGTACTGTCAGACCCGAAATCCGGTCTTTCGTACAAAATAGATGCCACGGGCGCAGCAGCAGGTGCACTTCTGGGAAAGAAGATCGGCACTGAAGTTGACGGCGCTCCGTTTGGTATGAACGGTTACAAGATTACAATCACCGGCGGATCCGATAAAACCGGAATTCCGGCACGCGCTGACCTTCCAGGCAACGGCAAGAGACACCTTCTCTTATCCGATGGATTTGGTTTCCACGCAACCCACAACGGTGAGAGAAGAAGAAAGACCCAGCGCGGCAACGAGATCGCAGCTGACTTCGTTCAGGTAAATGCCAAAATCTCCACCTACGGCGAAAAGCCGGTCGCAGAGATCTTTGCATCGGCAGAAGCCGCAGCAGAGTAA
- the hypB gene encoding hydrogenase nickel incorporation protein HypB: protein MHHVDVHMEAEIYGANNRLAEHNAEHFKAHGVRAFDLLGAIGSGKTSLVEQVVPELKRRNLNAAAIAGDVYGDDDFQRIVKTGIPAFNANTGKECHLDAHLVHHALDHLDLHGIDVVLIENVGNMVCPTDFKLGAEKRIVVISTTEGDDVVNKHPMMFRDCQIAVINKVDLAEAVGCNVERMINDIKRYNPEMIIIKTNLRKGEGVKEVVDAILA from the coding sequence ATGCATCACGTGGATGTTCACATGGAAGCCGAGATTTACGGCGCAAACAACCGTCTTGCGGAACATAACGCAGAACATTTCAAGGCGCACGGCGTTCGCGCATTTGATCTTCTTGGAGCTATTGGCTCTGGCAAAACCTCTCTTGTCGAACAGGTAGTTCCTGAACTCAAACGCCGCAACCTCAATGCCGCAGCAATTGCAGGCGATGTTTACGGAGACGACGACTTCCAGAGAATCGTCAAGACCGGCATTCCGGCATTCAATGCAAACACCGGAAAAGAATGCCACCTTGACGCGCATCTCGTTCACCACGCACTTGACCACCTTGACCTGCATGGAATCGATGTCGTCTTAATCGAAAACGTCGGCAACATGGTCTGCCCGACCGACTTCAAGCTTGGCGCAGAGAAACGCATCGTCGTTATCTCCACCACCGAAGGTGACGACGTAGTCAACAAACATCCTATGATGTTCCGCGACTGCCAGATTGCGGTCATCAACAAAGTCGATCTCGCAGAAGCGGTCGGCTGTAATGTCGAACGCATGATAAACGACATCAAACGCTACAACCCTGAGATGATCATCATCAAAACCAATCTCAGAAAAGGTGAAGGTGTCAAAGAAGTCGTCGACGCGATCCTTGCCTAA
- a CDS encoding sodium:solute symporter family transporter encodes MGLEQVSQFFIDNLVLIIVVIYMASMIAIGYFVQRKGADKSAADYLVASKGVGPLMVGGTVFSTNWCGGVLLGAAGTAYTGYVVSTIADPWATCLTLVLMAVFFCAILRKLKIASLSEMYRLRFGKRGATVATLMCIPSMITWTAANIVALTTIFKLFLDFDPLICAIISGLIVVLYTYLGGMLAVVYTDNIQAVMIMLGLIILIPTGIIFVGGLEALNAATPYNFWNLFPNDGAGAVSTGFTVDPLGIFTWIAGLSGMGFGYLASVELTQRVLCARDTKSAQQGLLIGSGMYAIAGFFSMLIALIAIVMVSQGATTASGAPMADVLAEDGNYVLLVLAEKLFDPSVMGMIGVLLMAVFIGSLLAAIMSTSSSTIFAASAAISTLMLHGSLSKYATTSLQVLRLTRLLVLVIGIFCVFFSFVIDSLYWMMIFSFTILFNCMFWALIGALFWKRCNASSAIASIVVGFIGVIGCIIAQSIYFGQIAIEPQDNLWIGIQTFVPWAMSGIAMLVTAFLTQKSDPPVALCDVDGDLVKWEDLPLSADTIAVRRHIAEINAAEEE; translated from the coding sequence ATGGGTTTAGAGCAGGTAAGTCAGTTCTTTATCGACAATCTCGTACTGATAATTGTCGTCATTTACATGGCATCGATGATTGCCATCGGATACTTTGTACAGCGGAAAGGCGCAGATAAAAGTGCAGCAGATTATCTGGTCGCAAGCAAAGGTGTCGGCCCCTTAATGGTCGGCGGAACAGTTTTTTCTACCAACTGGTGCGGCGGCGTACTTCTTGGAGCTGCGGGAACCGCATATACAGGATACGTAGTATCCACCATCGCAGACCCCTGGGCAACCTGTCTGACGCTTGTCTTGATGGCGGTCTTCTTCTGTGCGATTCTTCGAAAACTCAAGATCGCATCCTTAAGCGAGATGTATCGTCTGCGGTTTGGCAAGCGAGGCGCAACTGTTGCCACGCTGATGTGCATCCCTTCCATGATAACCTGGACCGCGGCAAACATCGTCGCCCTGACCACCATCTTCAAACTGTTTCTGGACTTTGATCCTCTCATCTGTGCGATCATCTCAGGACTCATTGTGGTATTGTACACCTATCTTGGCGGAATGCTTGCGGTCGTCTACACCGACAACATTCAGGCAGTGATGATTATGCTTGGACTGATCATCCTGATTCCGACCGGAATCATCTTTGTCGGAGGACTTGAGGCCTTGAATGCTGCAACGCCGTACAATTTCTGGAATTTGTTCCCCAATGACGGGGCAGGCGCAGTGAGTACCGGATTCACGGTTGATCCTCTCGGTATCTTCACCTGGATTGCAGGCCTTTCGGGAATGGGATTTGGATATCTTGCCTCGGTTGAGCTGACGCAGCGCGTTCTCTGTGCTCGCGACACTAAATCCGCACAGCAGGGTCTTCTTATCGGCTCAGGAATGTATGCAATTGCAGGATTTTTTTCGATGCTGATCGCCTTGATTGCAATCGTGATGGTCTCGCAGGGAGCGACAACTGCTTCGGGTGCTCCCATGGCAGACGTTCTTGCAGAGGATGGAAACTATGTTCTCTTGGTTCTTGCGGAGAAGCTGTTTGATCCAAGCGTGATGGGCATGATCGGTGTTCTTCTGATGGCAGTGTTTATCGGCTCGCTTCTTGCGGCGATTATGTCAACCTCAAGTTCCACGATCTTTGCAGCGTCAGCGGCAATCTCTACACTGATGCTGCATGGTTCGCTCTCCAAATATGCAACGACCTCGTTGCAGGTTCTTCGACTTACCCGTTTGCTGGTGCTGGTGATAGGCATATTCTGTGTGTTCTTCAGTTTCGTAATCGATAGTTTGTACTGGATGATGATCTTCTCGTTTACGATTCTCTTCAACTGCATGTTCTGGGCACTGATAGGCGCTCTCTTCTGGAAGAGATGTAATGCATCGTCTGCGATCGCGTCGATTGTTGTCGGATTTATTGGTGTGATCGGCTGTATTATTGCCCAGTCGATTTACTTCGGCCAGATTGCAATCGAGCCGCAGGACAATCTCTGGATCGGTATTCAGACCTTCGTGCCCTGGGCAATGAGTGGTATTGCAATGCTGGTGACGGCATTCCTGACTCAGAAGTCCGACCCACCGGTTGCTCTCTGTGATGTCGATGGTGACCTGGTTAAGTGGGAGGATCTTCCTCTTTCAGCAGATACTATTGCTGTCCGTAGACATATCGCAGAGATCAATGCAGCGGAAGAAGAGTAG
- a CDS encoding transcription initiation factor IIB, with the protein MEKEIEKLKQLKEEREKMKQRQNTAVEKVKEKQGGNDTTATVCPECGSRQLVHDYERAELVCQQCGLVLDDDFIDRGPEWRAFDHDQRMKRSRVGAPMTFTIHDKGLSTMIDWRNRDSYGRAISSKNRAQLYRLRKWQRRIRVSNATERNLAFALSELDRMASALGLPRNVRETAAVVYRDAVDKNLIRGRSIEGVAAAALYAACRQCNVPRTLDEIAEVSRVSRKEIGRTYRFISRELGLKLLPTSPGDYVPRFCSGLNLKGEVQSRAMEILKQAGERELTSGRGPTGVAAAAIYISSILSGERRTQREVADVAGVTEVTIRNRYKELAEQLDIEIIL; encoded by the coding sequence ATGGAAAAAGAAATCGAGAAGCTGAAACAGTTAAAAGAAGAGCGCGAAAAGATGAAACAGCGGCAGAACACCGCTGTGGAAAAGGTAAAGGAGAAGCAGGGAGGCAATGACACTACCGCGACGGTCTGTCCAGAGTGCGGCAGCCGCCAGCTTGTCCATGACTATGAGCGTGCAGAACTGGTTTGTCAGCAGTGCGGTCTTGTGCTGGACGATGATTTCATCGACCGCGGACCGGAATGGCGTGCGTTTGATCATGATCAGAGAATGAAGAGGTCTCGTGTTGGAGCGCCCATGACCTTTACGATTCACGATAAGGGTCTTTCCACCATGATCGACTGGAGAAACCGCGACAGTTATGGTCGTGCAATCTCTTCGAAGAACCGTGCCCAGCTCTACCGGCTGAGAAAGTGGCAGCGCCGTATCAGAGTTTCAAATGCTACCGAGCGTAACCTTGCATTTGCCTTATCCGAACTGGATCGTATGGCATCTGCTCTTGGTCTTCCAAGAAACGTGCGTGAGACCGCAGCAGTTGTTTACCGTGACGCGGTTGACAAGAACCTGATTCGCGGAAGAAGTATCGAAGGAGTGGCAGCAGCCGCCCTTTACGCGGCATGCCGTCAGTGTAATGTTCCGCGAACGCTTGATGAGATTGCGGAAGTGTCGCGTGTTTCAAGAAAAGAGATCGGCAGAACCTACCGGTTCATTTCCCGTGAGCTTGGCTTGAAACTTCTGCCGACTTCTCCGGGCGACTATGTGCCGAGATTCTGTTCAGGTCTGAACCTGAAGGGTGAGGTCCAGTCGCGTGCGATGGAGATCTTGAAGCAGGCAGGCGAACGCGAGCTTACGAGCGGGCGCGGTCCAACGGGTGTAGCTGCCGCTGCCATCTATATCTCCTCAATTCTTTCCGGAGAACGCAGAACTCAGCGTGAAGTCGCTGATGTTGCGGGTGTGACCGAGGTCACGATTCGGAACAGATATAAGGAATTGGCAGAACAATTAGATATTGAGATTATTCTCTGA
- a CDS encoding histidinol phosphate phosphatase domain-containing protein: MYDFHCHTTMSDGELLPTELLRRLSVLGYTEVAISDHADFSNVKALLSAQAAVKKSAELYGLCLYSGIEITHVPPEQIDELAGYAKVLGAEIVVVHGETVSEPVAPGTNMAALSSSYVDILAHPGLITEEEARLAARNNIFLEITARGGHNRTNGHVVSEARRAGASLVVESDAHGPDDLLSESVKYLVARGAGMSEEEARAVLSLSANEVRNI, from the coding sequence ATGTACGATTTCCACTGCCACACCACCATGAGCGACGGAGAGCTTCTGCCAACCGAACTTCTTCGGAGACTTTCTGTTCTCGGCTATACTGAAGTTGCCATCTCGGATCATGCGGACTTCTCCAATGTCAAAGCACTGCTTTCTGCGCAGGCAGCGGTAAAAAAATCCGCAGAACTTTATGGTCTCTGTCTTTACTCAGGCATTGAGATTACGCATGTGCCACCAGAACAGATCGATGAACTGGCAGGATATGCGAAAGTGCTTGGGGCAGAGATTGTGGTGGTACATGGCGAGACGGTTTCTGAACCGGTAGCTCCGGGAACTAATATGGCAGCACTCTCCAGCAGTTATGTGGACATCCTCGCACACCCTGGCCTCATCACCGAAGAAGAGGCCAGACTTGCCGCACGGAACAATATATTTCTGGAAATTACTGCGCGGGGCGGACACAACCGAACAAACGGTCATGTGGTGTCCGAAGCCCGTCGCGCGGGCGCATCTCTTGTCGTCGAGTCTGATGCCCATGGTCCGGACGATCTGTTGAGTGAATCGGTGAAGTATCTTGTTGCGCGGGGGGCCGGGATGAGTGAGGAAGAGGCCAGAGCGGTTCTTTCCCTTTCGGCAAATGAAGTCAGAAATATCTGA
- a CDS encoding 30S ribosomal protein S8e, giving the protein MLWQGRSVRKSTGGRYHANRGKKRFEIGRSPADTIVGVTRVKTIRVTGGNTKVRALRCEFANVSDKKTGKVQKAKITSVAENAANPNYVRRSLMTKGAIIITDLGKARIVSRPGQDGVINAVLLE; this is encoded by the coding sequence ATGCTTTGGCAAGGAAGATCCGTTAGAAAGTCTACCGGCGGCCGCTACCACGCAAACCGTGGCAAGAAACGGTTCGAGATCGGCAGATCCCCGGCAGACACCATCGTTGGGGTAACCCGCGTAAAGACCATCAGAGTTACTGGCGGCAACACGAAAGTTCGCGCACTCCGCTGTGAGTTCGCCAACGTCAGCGACAAGAAGACCGGAAAAGTCCAGAAGGCAAAGATCACTTCTGTGGCAGAGAATGCAGCAAACCCGAACTATGTTCGTAGAAGTCTGATGACCAAGGGCGCAATCATCATCACCGATCTCGGTAAAGCCCGCATCGTCAGCCGCCCAGGTCAGGACGGCGTTATCAACGCAGTCCTGCTTGAATAA
- a CDS encoding signal recognition particle subunit SRP19/SEC65 family protein: MAIRFLYPCYFNAGLTRAQGRRVAKTLAVASPNLAQVARAVKQCSVTVLDEERDIMHPAHWFSREGRLRVEYEGSKEELLQKVAHKLSGN, translated from the coding sequence ATGGCGATTCGTTTTCTCTACCCCTGTTATTTCAACGCAGGACTGACCCGCGCTCAAGGCAGACGCGTGGCAAAGACTCTTGCCGTAGCCTCACCGAACCTTGCCCAGGTTGCGCGTGCGGTCAAACAATGCAGTGTAACTGTTCTTGACGAAGAACGCGATATCATGCATCCTGCCCACTGGTTCTCCCGGGAAGGCAGGCTGCGGGTTGAGTATGAGGGAAGCAAAGAGGAACTTCTCCAGAAAGTTGCACACAAACTGAGCGGGAACTAA
- a CDS encoding DUF2240 family protein, producing the protein MNELETTIAAPFKHGRKEKLTKMELVFYYVQDKRWMSQDQAKKLIDIAEKRNLLNKDGSEASYRFTGTLADVTIPLGFRPGDEIFSATEAEKDPVEALFDDIVNATGKNKKDLAAELQEINRHFDNLLLPQAAMVLLAKKYRVAYDAYLPALKETV; encoded by the coding sequence GTGAACGAGCTGGAAACCACTATCGCCGCACCATTCAAACATGGAAGAAAAGAGAAGCTCACCAAGATGGAGCTGGTGTTCTACTATGTGCAGGACAAACGGTGGATGAGTCAGGATCAGGCAAAAAAGCTGATCGATATCGCGGAAAAACGCAACCTCCTGAATAAAGACGGCTCGGAAGCGAGCTACCGCTTTACCGGCACGCTTGCAGACGTCACGATTCCTTTGGGATTTCGGCCGGGTGATGAGATCTTTTCTGCAACCGAGGCGGAAAAAGATCCGGTCGAAGCACTCTTCGATGACATTGTGAATGCGACCGGCAAAAACAAAAAAGATCTCGCTGCTGAACTTCAGGAGATCAATCGACATTTCGACAATCTTCTGCTGCCGCAGGCTGCCATGGTTCTTCTGGCAAAAAAATACCGCGTCGCGTACGATGCATACTTGCCGGCTCTAAAAGAGACGGTGTAG
- the infB gene encoding translation initiation factor IF-2: MTEEHFRTPIVCVLGHVDHGKTSLLDRIRGSRVTAGEAGAITQHIGATLIPIDSIQKISGDLGKMKTTVPGLLFIDTPGHHAFTTLRARGGALADIAILVVDVNEGFKQQTIEALQILRNCKTPFIIAATKIDRIPGWRPQQNAGFLKSYKSQNERAQTECENRVYELVGKLSDLGFNSERFDRVSDFQRNLVIVPVSSMTGEGIGDLLMVMIGLAQRFLTDGLKMTVEGPGVGTVLEVKEEKGLGTTLDVILYDGIINLGDEIAVAGADGPIATKVRALLQPRPMKEILIEDRFERVKSVTAAAGVKITAPNLETVIAGSPLRVIRDDRDAVLAKIDQEMQEINVKLSEVGITVRADTIGALEALSKELEGKNIPIMRAEVGPVSRHDLIEISVMKDEFYKTVLCFNVPLLSDAEAMIRDGEVDVKVFSNRVIYKLIDEYIAWRDELTRAREAKQFETVVLPAKFSILPGCVFRQSGPAVVGVRILGGILRPHVNVSTREGKVVGEIKQIKLNKESIQEAKEGAEVAISIDGVIIGRQIDVGETLYVAVPERHVKVLETEMYSHLNPGTKEALEEYANIFRKTEYFWGK; the protein is encoded by the coding sequence ATGACAGAAGAACACTTCCGGACCCCGATCGTCTGCGTGCTCGGGCACGTAGACCACGGGAAAACATCGCTTCTGGATAGGATTCGCGGCTCGCGTGTTACCGCAGGCGAAGCTGGGGCCATCACCCAGCATATCGGTGCAACCCTGATACCGATCGACTCCATCCAGAAAATAAGCGGTGACTTGGGAAAGATGAAGACCACCGTCCCGGGCCTTCTCTTCATTGACACACCGGGACACCACGCATTCACCACGCTTCGTGCCCGCGGCGGAGCACTTGCCGACATCGCAATTCTCGTGGTTGACGTGAATGAGGGATTCAAACAGCAGACGATCGAAGCACTACAGATTCTTCGAAACTGCAAAACCCCGTTCATCATTGCCGCAACAAAAATCGACCGCATCCCGGGCTGGCGGCCGCAGCAGAACGCAGGATTCCTGAAATCATACAAAAGCCAGAACGAACGCGCCCAGACCGAGTGTGAAAACCGCGTCTACGAACTCGTCGGCAAACTCTCCGATCTCGGCTTCAACTCCGAACGGTTCGACCGCGTGAGTGACTTCCAGCGAAACCTTGTGATCGTTCCGGTCAGCAGTATGACCGGAGAAGGCATCGGTGATCTGCTGATGGTCATGATCGGTCTCGCCCAGCGCTTCTTAACTGACGGCCTCAAGATGACGGTCGAAGGGCCGGGCGTCGGCACTGTCCTTGAAGTGAAAGAAGAAAAAGGCCTTGGAACCACTTTGGATGTCATCCTCTATGACGGCATCATCAACCTCGGCGATGAAATAGCCGTTGCCGGAGCTGATGGTCCCATCGCCACCAAAGTGCGGGCACTTCTCCAGCCGCGGCCGATGAAGGAGATCCTCATCGAAGACCGGTTTGAACGCGTCAAGTCCGTGACTGCCGCAGCCGGAGTCAAAATAACTGCGCCGAATCTGGAGACCGTCATTGCCGGCTCTCCCCTTCGGGTCATCCGCGATGATCGCGACGCAGTGCTTGCAAAAATCGATCAGGAGATGCAGGAGATCAATGTCAAACTCTCCGAAGTCGGTATCACGGTTCGCGCCGACACGATCGGAGCCCTTGAAGCCCTCTCCAAAGAGCTGGAAGGAAAGAACATCCCAATCATGCGCGCCGAAGTGGGGCCGGTCAGCCGTCATGACCTGATTGAGATCAGCGTGATGAAGGATGAGTTCTACAAAACCGTGCTCTGCTTCAATGTCCCTCTCCTCTCAGACGCAGAGGCAATGATCCGCGACGGTGAGGTGGATGTCAAGGTCTTTTCTAACCGCGTCATCTACAAACTCATCGACGAGTACATCGCATGGCGCGACGAACTTACCCGTGCGCGTGAGGCAAAACAGTTTGAGACCGTTGTGCTTCCTGCAAAGTTCTCGATTCTTCCCGGCTGCGTATTCCGCCAGAGCGGCCCTGCGGTTGTCGGCGTGCGGATTTTGGGAGGAATTCTCCGGCCGCATGTCAATGTCTCGACGCGCGAAGGCAAGGTTGTCGGTGAGATCAAACAGATCAAACTGAACAAAGAAAGCATTCAGGAAGCAAAGGAAGGGGCAGAAGTTGCGATCTCCATTGACGGTGTTATCATCGGGCGGCAAATCGATGTCGGAGAGACGCTTTACGTTGCCGTTCCCGAGCGGCATGTGAAGGTTTTAGAGACTGAAATGTACTCCCATTTAAACCCGGGTACCAAAGAGGCTCTTGAGGAGTATGCCAATATTTTCCGCAAGACCGAGTACTTCTGGGGGAAGTAG